A single Nostoc sp. PCC 7107 DNA region contains:
- a CDS encoding NAD(P)/FAD-dependent oxidoreductase — MVDPLENNPPHQVVIIGGGFGGLYAAKSLAKAKVNVTLIDKRNFHLFQPLLYQVATGTLSPADISSPLRSVLSKSKNTTVLLGEVNNIDPQAQQVFLGDQAIPYDTLIVATGAKHSYFGKDSWEDFAPGLKTVEDAIEMRRRIFSAFEAAEKETDPEKRQAWLTFVIVGGGPTGVELAGAIAELAYQTLKEDFRNIDTSEARVLLLEGLDRILPPFAPELSQQAEASLQQLGVSVKTKTLVTNIENDVVTLKQGDEVKEIAAKTVLWAAGVKASPMGKVLAESTGAECDRAGRVIVEPDLSIKGYPNIHVVGDLANFSHQNGKPLAGVAPVAMQEGEYVAKLIQQKLKGNTLPAFNYSDRGSLAMIGQNLAVVDLGFVKLKGFFAWLFWLVIHIYFLIEFDNKLVVMIQWVWNYVTRKRGARLITGQQSLLQIDNEVSTSYYKATPPREIVNV; from the coding sequence ATGGTAGACCCCCTTGAGAATAACCCACCTCATCAAGTAGTAATCATTGGTGGTGGCTTTGGTGGACTGTATGCAGCAAAATCACTGGCTAAGGCGAAAGTCAACGTTACACTGATTGACAAACGGAATTTTCACCTCTTCCAGCCATTGCTGTACCAAGTTGCTACAGGTACACTATCACCCGCCGATATTTCCTCACCTTTGCGTTCGGTACTAAGCAAAAGCAAAAATACAACAGTGTTATTGGGAGAAGTCAATAATATTGATCCCCAAGCACAGCAAGTTTTTTTGGGAGATCAAGCGATACCATACGATACATTAATAGTGGCTACAGGTGCCAAGCATTCCTATTTTGGTAAAGATAGCTGGGAAGATTTTGCTCCTGGGTTAAAAACTGTAGAAGATGCGATAGAAATGCGTCGCCGGATTTTCTCGGCGTTTGAAGCAGCCGAAAAAGAAACTGATCCCGAAAAACGCCAGGCTTGGTTAACTTTTGTAATTGTGGGTGGTGGCCCGACAGGGGTAGAATTAGCAGGTGCGATCGCTGAACTCGCCTATCAAACCCTTAAAGAAGACTTCCGTAACATCGACACTTCAGAAGCCAGAGTTTTACTTTTAGAAGGACTAGATCGGATTTTGCCACCTTTTGCACCAGAATTATCTCAGCAAGCCGAAGCATCCTTACAACAATTGGGTGTCAGCGTTAAGACAAAAACTTTAGTCACCAACATTGAAAACGATGTTGTCACCCTCAAACAAGGTGATGAAGTTAAAGAAATTGCTGCAAAAACGGTATTATGGGCAGCAGGTGTGAAAGCTTCACCGATGGGCAAAGTCTTAGCAGAATCTACTGGTGCAGAATGCGATCGCGCCGGAAGAGTAATTGTTGAACCCGACTTAAGCATTAAAGGCTATCCCAATATTCATGTGGTTGGCGACTTAGCAAACTTCTCTCATCAAAACGGCAAACCTCTCGCTGGTGTTGCACCAGTAGCTATGCAAGAGGGAGAATACGTTGCTAAATTAATTCAACAAAAACTCAAAGGTAATACCTTACCTGCATTTAATTATAGCGATCGCGGTAGTTTAGCCATGATTGGGCAAAATTTAGCCGTTGTTGATTTAGGCTTTGTCAAACTCAAAGGCTTCTTTGCTTGGCTATTTTGGCTAGTGATTCATATCTACTTCTTAATCGAGTTTGATAACAAACTAGTAGTGATGATTCAGTGGGTATGGAACTATGTCACCCGCAAACGTGGCGCAAGATTAATTACTGGGCAACAATCGCTGCTACAAATAGATAATGAAGTTTCTACTAGCTATTACAAAGCAACGCCACCTAGAGAAATAGTTAACGTCTAA
- a CDS encoding DUF309 domain-containing protein — MSETMPQEFWQGVEQFNSGQFYACHDTLEALWIEASEPEKTLYQGILQIAVALYHLRNNNLRGAAILLGEGSNRLRRYPDTYGGINVDELLSQSAALLTILQQTGVNNISADELLQSQVLPIPRILLSQD; from the coding sequence ATGAGCGAAACTATGCCCCAAGAGTTTTGGCAAGGTGTAGAACAGTTCAACTCTGGGCAGTTTTACGCCTGTCATGACACTTTAGAGGCTTTGTGGATCGAAGCCAGCGAACCTGAAAAAACTCTTTATCAGGGGATTCTCCAAATTGCTGTAGCCTTATATCATCTCAGAAATAATAATCTGCGGGGTGCGGCTATTTTACTCGGAGAAGGAAGTAATCGCCTACGCCGTTATCCAGATACTTATGGCGGTATTAATGTAGATGAGTTATTAAGTCAAAGTGCAGCATTATTGACGATATTACAGCAAACAGGCGTAAACAATATATCCGCAGATGAATTGCTTCAAAGTCAAGTTTTGCCTATACCCAGAATTTTACTATCTCAAGATTAG
- a CDS encoding metallophosphoesterase yields the protein MALNFRFAVVSDLHIALPHTIWDHPSRFHLVEVSIPAFESVIEHLTQLDLDFLLLPGDLTQHGEPENHRWLQKRLSELPFPVYVVPGNHDVPVLMADQQSIGFADFPHYYGKFGYDNPEQIYYTQQVLPGVRLIGLNSNFFNEEGQQLGRLDNQQLIWLENVLATATEELVLVMVHHNVVEHIPQQSRHPMGNRYMLQNAPQLLKLLRQYQVKLVFTGHLHVQDIACSDGVYDITTGSLVSYPHPYRVFEFRQDNYGREWLQVLSHRVESVPDFPDLQHLSKQWMGDRSLPFLMKFLTHPPLNLPPEQAQEIAPSLRYFWANIADGDAMFDYPQFPQKVRHYIQAYSAIARCGTPHLIDNNSTLLLEK from the coding sequence ATGGCTCTCAACTTTCGCTTTGCTGTAGTCAGCGACTTACACATTGCACTTCCCCATACAATCTGGGATCATCCCAGTCGGTTTCATTTGGTGGAAGTTAGTATTCCAGCTTTTGAAAGTGTCATAGAACATTTAACACAACTTGATTTAGATTTTCTGTTGCTTCCAGGGGACTTAACTCAGCACGGTGAACCAGAGAACCATCGTTGGTTACAAAAACGCTTATCTGAGTTGCCATTTCCGGTGTATGTTGTTCCGGGTAATCATGATGTTCCTGTCTTAATGGCAGATCAGCAATCCATTGGTTTTGCTGATTTCCCTCATTATTACGGCAAGTTTGGTTATGACAATCCTGAGCAAATTTACTACACTCAACAAGTGTTACCTGGAGTGCGGTTGATTGGCCTTAATTCCAACTTTTTTAATGAAGAAGGTCAGCAATTAGGGCGTTTAGATAATCAACAACTAATTTGGTTAGAAAATGTTTTAGCAACAGCAACTGAAGAATTAGTGTTGGTGATGGTGCATCACAATGTAGTTGAGCATATACCTCAGCAGTCGCGCCATCCAATGGGCAATCGCTATATGCTGCAAAATGCGCCGCAACTGCTAAAATTGCTCCGTCAGTATCAAGTCAAGTTAGTATTTACAGGTCATCTGCACGTTCAGGATATTGCCTGCTCTGATGGAGTTTACGATATCACTACTGGCTCTTTAGTGAGTTATCCTCATCCTTATCGAGTTTTTGAATTTCGCCAAGATAACTACGGTAGAGAATGGTTGCAAGTTTTATCTCATCGTGTGGAATCTGTACCTGATTTTCCTGATTTGCAACATTTATCAAAACAATGGATGGGCGATCGCTCTTTGCCTTTTTTAATGAAATTTCTCACTCATCCACCGTTAAACTTACCACCAGAACAGGCTCAAGAAATTGCCCCTAGTTTGCGTTACTTTTGGGCAAATATCGCTGATGGCGATGCAATGTTTGACTACCCGCAATTTCCCCAAAAAGTGCGTCATTACATTCAAGCCTACAGTGCGATCGCCCGTTGTGGTACTCCTCACCTCATTGATAACAACAGCACCTTGCTATTGGAAAAATGA
- the guaA gene encoding glutamine-hydrolyzing GMP synthase yields MNTAVTLLTEQAPQPVEELRRLDRQMIVILDFGSQYSELIARRIRETQVYSEVLSYRTTAEQLQQLNPKGIILSGGPSSVYNEKAPHCDPAIWHLGIPILGVCYGMQLMVNQLGGEVAKADRGEYGKASLYIDDPTDLLTNVEDGTTMWMSHGDSVIQMPPGFEVLAHTENTPCAAIADHEKKLYGVQFHPEVVHSIGGLALIRNFVYHICECEPTWTTAAFVEEAIREIRGKVGDKRVLLALSGGVDSSTLAFLLHKAIGDQLTCVFIDQGFMRKYEPERLVKLFQEQFHIPVEYVNARDRFLDTIAGVTDPEEKRRRIGHEFISTFEEASKHFGPFDYLAQGTLYPDVIESADTNVDPQTGERVAVKIKSHHNVGGLPKDLRFKLVEPLRKLFKDEVRKVGRSIGLPEEIVQRQPFPGPGLAIRIIGEVTAERLNILRDADLIVRQEINQRGLYNEVWQAFAVLLPIRSVGVMGDQRTYAHPVVLRIITSEDGMTADWARLPYEILEVISNRIVNEVKGVNRVVYDITSKPPGTIEWE; encoded by the coding sequence ATGAATACAGCGGTGACTCTACTAACCGAACAAGCGCCTCAACCAGTAGAAGAGTTGAGGCGGCTTGATCGTCAAATGATTGTTATTCTCGATTTTGGCTCTCAGTATTCCGAACTAATTGCCCGACGCATCCGCGAAACTCAAGTATATTCTGAAGTTCTCTCTTATCGCACTACAGCGGAACAATTACAGCAACTCAACCCCAAAGGTATCATTCTCTCTGGTGGGCCGAGTTCAGTTTATAACGAAAAAGCTCCCCATTGTGACCCAGCAATTTGGCATCTTGGCATTCCCATCCTGGGCGTATGTTATGGAATGCAGTTGATGGTCAACCAACTCGGTGGAGAAGTTGCCAAAGCCGATCGCGGTGAATATGGCAAAGCCTCATTATACATAGATGATCCCACAGACTTATTAACTAACGTCGAAGATGGCACAACCATGTGGATGAGCCACGGCGACTCTGTAATTCAAATGCCACCTGGTTTTGAAGTCTTGGCACATACAGAAAATACCCCTTGTGCAGCCATCGCCGACCACGAAAAGAAACTATATGGTGTGCAGTTCCACCCCGAAGTTGTACATTCCATCGGTGGTTTAGCCTTAATTCGCAACTTTGTGTATCATATCTGCGAATGCGAACCAACCTGGACAACCGCCGCCTTTGTCGAAGAAGCAATCCGGGAAATTCGCGGGAAAGTTGGCGATAAACGCGTACTTTTGGCACTATCTGGGGGAGTTGATTCTTCTACCCTAGCCTTTTTACTGCATAAAGCGATCGGCGATCAGCTGACTTGTGTATTTATCGACCAAGGCTTTATGCGGAAATATGAACCAGAACGGTTGGTGAAATTATTCCAAGAACAGTTTCATATTCCTGTAGAATATGTCAATGCCCGCGATCGCTTCTTAGATACTATCGCTGGTGTCACCGACCCCGAAGAAAAACGCCGCCGCATCGGTCACGAATTCATTAGTACATTTGAAGAAGCATCCAAGCACTTCGGCCCCTTTGATTATTTAGCCCAAGGGACACTTTATCCAGACGTAATCGAATCTGCCGATACCAACGTTGACCCCCAAACAGGTGAACGGGTAGCAGTCAAAATTAAAAGCCATCACAACGTCGGCGGTTTACCCAAAGATTTGCGATTTAAACTAGTTGAACCCCTGCGGAAACTATTTAAAGATGAAGTCCGCAAAGTTGGTCGTTCTATTGGTTTACCAGAAGAAATCGTCCAACGCCAACCCTTCCCCGGCCCTGGTTTAGCAATTCGCATCATCGGTGAAGTCACCGCCGAACGCCTGAATATTCTCCGCGATGCCGATTTAATTGTCCGCCAAGAAATCAATCAACGTGGATTATATAACGAAGTTTGGCAAGCCTTTGCTGTATTATTGCCAATTCGCAGCGTTGGCGTGATGGGTGATCAGCGTACTTATGCTCATCCTGTAGTTTTGCGGATTATCACCAGTGAAGACGGTATGACCGCAGATTGGGCGCGTCTTCCTTATGAAATTTTGGAAGTAATTTCTAACCGAATTGTCAATGAAGTTAAAGGTGTGAATCGCGTAGTTTACGACATCACATCTAAGCCACCTGGAACCATTGAATGGGAGTAA
- a CDS encoding Calvin cycle protein CP12: MSETKAKVDIQEQIQEEVEQARAVCDISGSNSAECAAAWDAVEELQAEASHQRQSKPKNSLEQYCDDNPDAAECRVYDE, translated from the coding sequence ATGAGCGAAACCAAAGCAAAAGTTGACATCCAAGAACAAATTCAAGAAGAAGTAGAACAAGCTCGTGCAGTTTGTGATATTTCAGGTAGCAATTCTGCTGAGTGCGCTGCGGCTTGGGATGCAGTTGAAGAACTACAGGCTGAAGCTTCTCACCAGCGCCAAAGTAAGCCCAAAAATTCTTTAGAACAGTACTGCGATGACAATCCAGATGCAGCTGAGTGCAGAGTTTACGATGAATAG
- the cbiD gene encoding cobalt-precorrin-5B (C(1))-methyltransferase CbiD, protein MTKAGYTLPVFACAGAIAALHWLRQRQPLPTVAVDLITPPQIAEIPIEQVAGVSANQALAITRSDPGDNLDLTRDTPIWTIVEWGGDTKSAVTIKGGEGIGKILNADDQPAIYSYAQRLLQENLQRMLTQGEKITVTIILPFGRSLAVRTSNAAFGVVEGLSLLGTTGISQPLSSPDQLAAFRTELQQKASRFNSLVFCIGENGLDLAAKLGINPEQLVKTANWLGPMLVEADALGVKEILLFGYHGKLLKLAGGIFHTHHHLADGRREILAAHCALAGMQSSDIQVIFNSATAEAALKYLRELDTSSGSDWVNLVYGAIAQAIDTRSQEYMESHNNRGTAVAKCGSILFDRDRKIIVKSKTACFLSEKLC, encoded by the coding sequence ATGACCAAAGCCGGATACACTTTACCTGTATTTGCTTGTGCTGGGGCGATCGCGGCGTTACATTGGTTACGCCAACGTCAGCCTTTGCCAACTGTGGCGGTTGATTTAATTACACCACCACAAATCGCTGAAATACCGATTGAACAGGTAGCGGGGGTATCAGCAAATCAGGCACTGGCAATTACCCGAAGTGACCCTGGTGATAATCTTGATCTGACAAGGGATACACCAATTTGGACAATTGTGGAGTGGGGTGGAGACACTAAGTCAGCAGTCACTATCAAAGGTGGTGAAGGGATTGGCAAAATTCTCAATGCAGATGACCAGCCGGCGATTTATAGTTATGCCCAAAGGTTATTGCAAGAGAACTTGCAGCGGATGCTAACGCAGGGTGAGAAAATCACAGTCACAATTATTTTACCGTTCGGGCGATCGCTCGCTGTGCGGACTTCTAATGCTGCCTTTGGTGTAGTGGAAGGACTTTCGCTGTTAGGGACAACCGGGATTTCTCAACCTTTAAGTTCACCAGATCAGTTAGCTGCTTTTCGCACAGAATTACAACAAAAAGCCAGTCGTTTTAATAGTTTGGTATTTTGCATTGGTGAGAACGGTTTAGATTTAGCGGCAAAACTGGGAATTAATCCCGAACAATTAGTCAAAACAGCTAACTGGTTGGGGCCGATGTTGGTTGAAGCGGATGCTTTAGGCGTTAAAGAAATCTTATTGTTTGGCTATCATGGCAAGTTGCTGAAACTCGCTGGAGGGATTTTTCACACCCATCATCATTTAGCTGATGGTCGGCGGGAAATTTTAGCAGCCCACTGTGCTTTGGCGGGGATGCAGTCATCAGATATACAAGTAATATTTAATAGTGCCACGGCAGAAGCGGCACTGAAATATCTGCGAGAATTAGATACTTCTAGTGGTAGTGATTGGGTGAATTTAGTTTATGGTGCGATCGCCCAAGCCATAGATACGCGTTCTCAAGAATACATGGAAAGCCATAATAACCGAGGTACAGCAGTAGCAAAATGTGGCTCAATTCTCTTTGATCGCGATCGCAAAATTATCGTAAAGAGTAAAACTGCTTGTTTCTTGAGCGAGAAATTATGTTAA
- a CDS encoding FIST N-terminal domain-containing protein — protein MADQMQWANALSTRPSLEAAVTEVVQKTTSLLTASADLGLVFISSAFASEYSRLLPLLAEKLSVPVMIGCSGGGVIGTTTDGQTQEIEAEAALSLTLAHLPGVNLQVSHILAEELPDLDSSPDAWVNLIGVQPSATPQFILLSSSFSSGINELLQGLDFAYPGSVIVGGQASGGMGGRQTLFCNDRLYREGTVGLALSGNIILETIVAQGCRPIGQPMQITKAERNIILELNEQVPLVVLRDLINSLSDQERTLAQHSLFVGVAMDEFKLSLQQGDFLIRSILGVDPAGGAIAIGDRVRPGQRLQFHLRDAEASAEDLEFLLEKYHNQEASSSSAIAALMFSCVGRGEGLYGKPNFDSSLFRRYFQNIPIGGFFCGGEIGPVGGNTFLHGYTSVFGICRQYE, from the coding sequence ATGGCAGATCAAATGCAGTGGGCTAATGCCCTATCAACCCGTCCTTCTCTAGAAGCCGCTGTTACGGAAGTGGTGCAAAAAACTACGTCTTTGTTAACAGCATCGGCGGATTTAGGGCTGGTATTTATTTCATCTGCTTTTGCTAGTGAATATTCCCGGCTTTTACCTTTGCTGGCAGAAAAACTTTCCGTACCCGTCATGATCGGTTGTAGCGGTGGTGGTGTAATTGGTACTACAACTGATGGGCAAACTCAAGAAATAGAAGCAGAAGCGGCTTTGAGCTTGACATTGGCACATCTGCCTGGAGTAAATCTTCAAGTTTCTCATATTTTGGCGGAAGAGTTACCCGATTTAGACAGTTCACCAGATGCTTGGGTGAATTTGATTGGTGTACAACCATCCGCCACACCGCAGTTTATTTTGCTGTCTAGTTCTTTTTCGTCAGGAATCAATGAACTTTTGCAAGGTCTAGATTTTGCTTATCCTGGTTCTGTGATTGTGGGGGGACAAGCCAGTGGTGGTATGGGTGGACGACAGACGCTATTTTGTAACGATCGCCTTTATCGTGAAGGAACTGTTGGCTTGGCGTTGAGTGGCAATATTATTTTAGAAACGATTGTGGCTCAAGGCTGTCGCCCAATTGGTCAACCGATGCAAATTACCAAGGCTGAACGCAATATTATTTTAGAACTAAATGAGCAAGTGCCATTGGTGGTGCTGCGGGATTTAATTAATAGTTTGAGTGATCAAGAGCGAACTTTAGCCCAGCATTCTTTATTTGTAGGGGTGGCGATGGATGAGTTTAAGCTGTCTTTGCAACAAGGAGACTTTTTAATTCGCAGTATTTTAGGGGTAGATCCCGCCGGCGGTGCGATCGCAATTGGCGATCGCGTTCGCCCTGGCCAACGTTTACAATTTCATTTACGTGATGCTGAAGCTTCCGCAGAAGATTTGGAATTTCTGCTGGAGAAATATCACAATCAAGAAGCTTCTTCATCCTCGGCGATCGCTGCTTTAATGTTTTCTTGCGTCGGTCGAGGTGAAGGACTTTATGGTAAACCTAATTTTGATTCCTCGCTATTTAGGCGCTACTTCCAAAATATACCGATCGGTGGTTTTTTCTGTGGTGGCGAAATCGGCCCTGTAGGCGGTAATACTTTTTTACATGGTTACACTTCTGTGTTTGGCATTTGTCGTCAGTATGAGTAA
- a CDS encoding DUF58 domain-containing protein: protein MKIIKHITNWLENRASTPTYGGWVLAGIAICFFGAAVNTMAGWLYAISGVSVALLAVAAVLPPRSLVGLTITRHSIQPVSAGDDLTVELEIHNSTPQSVSLLQVEDILPFVLGKPIKQAIEIIPSKNSYRWVYYHPTQRRGIYRWHNVELATGAPLGLFWCRRQRNCEATAIVYPTVLPLTTCPLVDEMGLEESKKGDSINRPLQTATSGLVRSLRPYRIGDPTRLIHWRTSARYGELRVRELEVVTGGEEIVIALDSAGKWQEDDFEQAVIAAASLYFYTQRMGMPVKLWTASTGLVKGNTTVLETLAATTFSEDISNQEAPNNPLIWLTQNSLTLSSLPQGSRWILWQNSNSSDQASVVVNRDRPGVVVQSEQALQTQLQKPVQAL from the coding sequence ATGAAAATTATCAAACATATCACCAATTGGTTAGAAAATCGCGCAAGTACGCCGACATACGGCGGTTGGGTGCTTGCGGGAATTGCCATTTGTTTTTTTGGCGCGGCTGTGAATACGATGGCGGGTTGGCTGTACGCCATTAGCGGTGTGAGTGTGGCGCTGTTAGCAGTAGCAGCAGTTTTACCACCGCGATCGCTTGTTGGTTTAACTATCACCCGCCATTCGATTCAACCTGTCTCCGCTGGGGATGACCTGACTGTAGAATTAGAAATCCATAATTCCACACCACAATCTGTCAGTTTGCTGCAAGTCGAGGATATTTTGCCTTTTGTTTTGGGTAAGCCAATTAAACAGGCGATTGAAATTATTCCGAGTAAAAATAGTTACCGTTGGGTTTATTACCATCCTACCCAGCGCCGAGGTATTTATCGCTGGCACAATGTTGAATTAGCGACTGGCGCACCTTTAGGTTTATTTTGGTGTCGTCGTCAGCGAAATTGTGAGGCGACGGCCATTGTTTACCCGACTGTATTACCTTTAACTACTTGTCCGTTAGTGGATGAAATGGGGCTAGAAGAAAGCAAAAAAGGCGATTCGATCAATCGACCTTTGCAGACTGCAACATCAGGATTAGTGCGATCGCTGCGTCCCTACCGTATTGGCGACCCCACCAGACTCATCCACTGGCGAACAAGCGCCCGTTATGGTGAGTTACGTGTCCGAGAGTTAGAAGTTGTCACAGGTGGAGAAGAAATAGTTATTGCTTTAGATAGTGCGGGTAAATGGCAAGAAGACGATTTTGAACAAGCCGTAATTGCCGCAGCAAGTTTGTATTTTTACACACAACGCATGGGGATGCCTGTTAAACTCTGGACAGCATCGACAGGTTTAGTGAAAGGCAATACTACTGTTTTAGAAACCTTAGCCGCAACAACATTTTCAGAAGATATCAGCAATCAAGAAGCGCCAAACAATCCGTTAATTTGGTTAACTCAAAATTCTCTGACACTATCTTCTTTACCCCAAGGTAGTCGCTGGATTTTGTGGCAAAATAGTAATTCCTCAGATCAAGCATCAGTGGTAGTTAATCGTGATCGCCCTGGTGTTGTTGTGCAGAGCGAACAGGCATTGCAAACTCAGCTACAAAAACCTGTACAAGCATTGTAA
- a CDS encoding ferredoxin thioredoxin reductase catalytic beta subunit has translation MITSEVNANSSDKSLEAMRHFSEQYAKRTGTYFCSEPSVTAVVIEGLAKHKDDLGAPLCPCRHYEDKEAEVKATYWNCPCVPMRERKECHCMLFLTPDNEFAGEQQEISLETIKEVRDTMA, from the coding sequence ATGATCACATCAGAGGTTAACGCAAATTCCAGCGATAAAAGCCTAGAGGCAATGCGGCATTTTTCCGAACAATACGCCAAGCGTACTGGAACGTACTTCTGTAGTGAACCTTCGGTTACAGCAGTGGTAATTGAAGGGTTAGCCAAACATAAAGACGATCTAGGTGCGCCTTTGTGTCCCTGTCGCCACTACGAAGACAAAGAAGCTGAAGTCAAAGCTACATATTGGAACTGTCCTTGCGTACCGATGAGAGAACGCAAAGAATGTCACTGTATGCTATTTCTCACACCAGATAATGAGTTTGCTGGTGAACAGCAAGAAATATCTCTCGAAACTATTAAAGAAGTAAGAGATACTATGGCATGA
- a CDS encoding DUF3177 family protein, protein MKDVWFRPYIWADYRLAVLFTLIIPLILLIWAFVQKAEGIQRLLMIYWRVASLLAITIYLMIAEYPVSFISGLIARILIPISLWFWVDLNDEIEYQPSSLLKLIFTSWRWAVTVYSLLGAIAFLPFIGCAFSETAIKTPYCRVWFEAPLLFKDYFHHNSKPAFLGFLGISLLAIYVLYLSYFVLIKLGKQGRSATPH, encoded by the coding sequence ATGAAAGACGTTTGGTTTCGCCCATATATCTGGGCTGATTATCGACTGGCAGTATTATTTACGTTGATTATTCCCCTAATTCTGCTAATTTGGGCATTTGTCCAAAAGGCAGAAGGTATACAACGCCTGTTAATGATTTACTGGCGAGTTGCTAGTCTTTTGGCAATTACAATTTACTTGATGATTGCTGAGTATCCAGTCAGCTTTATTTCCGGGTTGATAGCACGGATTTTGATCCCAATTTCTCTGTGGTTTTGGGTGGATCTCAATGATGAAATTGAGTATCAACCAAGTAGTCTGTTGAAGCTGATTTTTACCTCTTGGCGTTGGGCTGTGACAGTTTATAGCCTGCTGGGTGCGATCGCTTTTCTCCCGTTTATCGGCTGTGCTTTTTCCGAAACAGCCATTAAAACCCCCTATTGTCGAGTTTGGTTTGAAGCGCCCTTACTCTTTAAAGACTATTTCCATCACAACAGCAAGCCGGCATTTCTCGGTTTTCTGGGCATCTCCCTTTTAGCTATTTATGTGCTTTACTTAAGCTACTTTGTTCTCATTAAGCTGGGTAAACAAGGGCGTTCAGCTACACCACATTAA
- a CDS encoding ATP-binding protein has product MTNNWSHIEESNAIIRRGGIYFGRGVRGTEQFVYELVSNVLDAYLAHQATFVNVTLDGATISVVDDGPGLPFDEPSDIEGVSLATKFLTSIHRTRSYNEHVPHVHMARLGVGLAPINATSIQLTVQSWRSGMLWEQSFNKGIAQGSAKIIEQGNGRGTKIEVTPDPELFRQTQPRVGIIRRALFDTAHLFAGLRIGLNEERFYAPQGLKMLGYIFLTRQTDANNEPFHVTLHHENILIEAAAFGDRFSPTQTFSWVNGARTPDDGSHVEGFSQALAEVNWKPALSLIHIVMYDPRFAGPTRDRLDVPHIKEVIQEALREPLSQYRSELT; this is encoded by the coding sequence ATGACTAACAATTGGAGTCACATAGAAGAAAGCAATGCAATTATTCGCCGAGGCGGTATTTACTTCGGTAGAGGAGTGCGAGGTACAGAACAGTTTGTTTATGAACTTGTATCCAATGTCCTTGATGCTTACCTGGCACATCAAGCAACCTTTGTGAATGTAACTTTAGATGGAGCAACTATCTCAGTTGTAGATGACGGCCCAGGACTCCCATTTGATGAACCCAGTGATATCGAAGGTGTTAGTCTGGCTACTAAGTTTCTCACCTCTATCCATCGGACACGCTCATATAATGAACACGTTCCCCATGTTCACATGGCTAGACTTGGTGTTGGGCTGGCTCCAATTAATGCTACTAGTATTCAACTAACTGTACAAAGTTGGCGTTCTGGAATGCTGTGGGAACAGTCTTTTAATAAAGGAATTGCCCAAGGTTCTGCCAAGATTATTGAACAAGGTAATGGTCGAGGAACAAAAATTGAAGTAACACCTGATCCTGAACTTTTTAGGCAAACGCAACCCAGAGTCGGGATAATTCGTAGGGCTTTGTTTGACACGGCTCATTTATTTGCTGGGTTAAGGATTGGATTAAATGAAGAGCGTTTCTATGCACCGCAAGGGCTAAAAATGCTGGGATATATATTTTTGACTCGGCAAACAGACGCTAACAATGAGCCATTTCATGTAACTTTGCATCATGAAAATATTTTGATTGAAGCAGCTGCTTTTGGTGATCGCTTCTCGCCAACCCAAACATTTTCATGGGTAAATGGAGCCAGAACCCCAGATGACGGTAGCCATGTAGAAGGTTTTTCACAAGCGTTAGCAGAGGTCAACTGGAAACCTGCACTGAGCTTAATTCATATTGTGATGTATGACCCGCGTTTTGCCGGGCCGACGCGAGATAGATTGGATGTACCCCATATTAAGGAAGTAATTCAAGAAGCACTGCGCGAACCTTTATCTCAGTATCGAAGTGAATTAACCTAA